The stretch of DNA TCGGCGCCGGCATTCCGCTGGTGCTGCTGATTACCCTGGGTGGCCTGCTGTCGGTGGGCAACGATGACCTGGCCTCGGCCACCGACCCGATTGTGGCGATTCGCGACATGCTGCCGACTTGGATGGCGGTGCCGTACCTGATCACCGCTTTCGGCGGTCTGCTGCTGTCGAACAACCTGTCGGTGTACTCGGCCGGCCTGACCACTCTGACCCTGGGGCTCAAGGTCAAGCGGGTGTACGCGGTGGTGGTGGACATCGTGGCGATCTTCGCCGGCTCCATCTACTTCATGCTGATCGCCGAGAGTTTCTATGGGCCGTTCATTACCTTCATTTCCTTGCTGGCGGTGCCTCTAACCGCCTGGGTCGGGATCTTCGTGGTCGACCTGATCCACCGTCACTACTACAGCCCCAAGGATCTGCTGGACGTCAGCCCGAGCAGCGCCTACTGGTATCGCGGCGGTGTCGAATGGCGGGCCTTCGGTGCCTGGGCACTGGCTATAGTGCTGGGTTTCAGCTTCACCACCATCGGTACCAGCGCCGAGAACGTCTGGTTCGCCGGGCCGCTGGCCGATTCCTGGCTGGGCCATAACGGCCTGGGCTGGATCGTCACCTTCCTGGTAGCCGGCGGCGTGTATGCCGCGCTGGGCGGGGCCAGGGATCGCCGCGGTGCTTTTGTCGAGAATGCCAATGCCTAGAATGCTGCACACCGGCCAGGTTATCGTCGATCTGGTGATGTCCGTGGAGCGCCTGCCGAGCTCCGGCGGCGATGTGCTGGCGCAGTCCGCCAGCTTCGAGGCCGGCGGCGGCTTCAACGTGATGGCTGCCGCCCAGCGTAACGGCTTGCCGGTGCTGTACCTGGGGCGACACGGCAACGGTCGCTTCGGGGATCTGGCACGTGAGGCGATGCGCGCCGAGGGCATCCGGATCGCTCTCGAGGCCAGCCGCACCGAGGACACCGGCCTGTGCGTGGCGCTGACCGAAGCCACGGCCGAACGCAGCTTCATTTCCTATATCGGGGTGGAAGGCCAGCTGTCGGCCGAGGACCTGGACGGTGTCGCGGTGCAGGCCGATGACTTTGTCTATGTCAGCGGCTACAGCCTGCTGCATGTCGGCAAGGCCGAGGCTTTGCTGGACTGGCTGCTGGCCTTGCCGCAGGGGATCCAGGTGGTGTTCGATCCGGGCCCGCTGGTGGAATCGCCGGACTCCGAGGCCATGCGCCGGCTGCTGCCGCGTATCGATCTCTGGACCAGCAACAGCGTCGAGGCCTTGCGCTTCACCGGGACCTCGACCATCGCCGAAGCCCTGCGACGCCTGCATGACGAACTGTCGCAGGAGGTGTTGCTGGTGGTCAGGGACGGGCCGCAGGGCTGCTGGGTCAGCCAGCATGGCCATAGCGCCCATGTGCCGGGCTTCAAGGTCCGGGCGGTGGACAGCAACGGCGCTGGCGATGCCCATGCCGGAGTCTTCGTCGCAGCGCTGGCGCAGGGGCTGGAACCGTTGCAGGCGGCGCGCCGGGCCAACGCCGCGGCGGCCCTGGCGGTGACCCGCTGGGGGCCGGCCACCGCGCCGGGGGCAGCGGAGGTGGATGCGCTGGTCAATGGGGATAGCGTCCGAGCCTAGGCGTTTGCCGACTGAACGAGAGTGATCGCGAGCAAGCTCGTTCCCGCCGGGAGTAGGCCTGCTCGCGATCCGTGGTTTATCCCGCCTTGCGCAATGCCTCGATCAGTTCCTGCTTGCTCATGGTCGAGCGGCCGCGAATGTTCTTCGTTCGGGCCTCCTTCAGCAGGCTGTCCTTCGTCTGGGTGCTCAGCGACGTCGTGCTGTTGCGGGCATGTCCTTCACGGCTGGCGACGGCACGCCTGGCCGAGGACTGGCGCGCGGCGGTTTTTTCCGAGGCCGGTGTGCGTTGCCCGGAACCGCCAGCCCGTTCCCCTCCACCGGACTGCTTGTTCACCGTGGCCCAGGCGCGCGCTTCGGCCTCGTCCTTGGGCACGCCCTTGGCTTCGTAGCCGGCTTCGATATGCGCGGCCTTGCGCTTCTGTTCGGCGGTGTATTTGGCTTTGCTTCCACGAGGCATGAGGGCTCTCCTTTGGCAATGGGTACCTGAAGTTGGGGCGGGAAAAAGGCCGATAAGTGCCCGGGAATCGACGGATGGGCTCTGGATACCCTGCCAGAGGGTGTGATCGCTATCACAGAAGCGCGGCATTTCGCGCAAGAGGGGTAGGCCAGGGCGGCCCGAGGTTTGCCAGGGCGGGGGAAGTCTCGCACAATGCCTGCCCCGGAAATGGATGTGTCTGACGAGTTGTCAGGCCTTTTCGCGAGATTCTCATGGATGATTCTTACGCCCCAGATCAGGGGCGGCTGATCGACACGGCACGCTGCCGTCAATCCCCTGTTGTGCCCATCCAACCCCGTCACCGGTCTGCCCGCTGCCGTGCGGTTGGTCGTGGCCTGTTTTTAAAGGAATGAACCAATGAATACCCGGATGTTTTTGGCTGCGGCCCTGTTGGGCGGCAGCGTGCTGCTGGCCGGTTGTGGCGACAAGAGTGAAAAGGTCAGCCAGCCCGTCGCGCAGGTCGATACCCGGCAACAGGAAATAGAGAAATACAACCAGTACGTCGGTGCGGCGAACAGCATCAGCGAATCCTTCCAGACCTTCCTCCAGCGTTACCAGCAGTACGAGGTGCCGGCCCTGGCGGGCAAGGCGCCGATCACTGCCTTCAGCATTGGCAACGATATCCTCATTGATCGCCTGAGCCGGGCCCTGGATGGCGCCCTAGCCATCGATACGCCGATCCCGGAAGTGGACCAGGCGGCCCAGGCCTTTTCCGCGGCCCTGAAAACCCTCTCGCCCTTGAGCCATGAACTGCAGAACTACGCCACTTCCAAGGGCTACCTGAGCGACAACGGCGACCTGGCCCGTCGCCAGGGCCAGGCCTACCTGGCCGCCCTGACTGAGGTCAGCGAAAAGGAGCAGGACTTCTACGCCGGCCTTGGGGCGCGTGACCTGGCGCTGACCAAGCAGGCATTCGATGAGGCGCCGAAAGACACCGCGGCCTACTACCGTGCCGGGCTGATCTACTACGGCAAACTCAACACCGCGGATGCCGAGACGCTGTTCGCCGAACCGAACGATCCGCAGGCCCTGGCGGCCTTCGAGAAGTCCCTGGCACTGGTGGCCGACGCGGCCGCGGGCTGGAATGGCAAGGTCAGCGCCCAGGCCGCACAGAGCGGCAAGTCGTGCGGTGGCGGCATGCTGGAAATCAATGAGTTCATCGGCCAGTCGCGTTCGATCGTCCGCGACGTCAAGGACGGGGTGTACAAGCGCGCTCCCGAGGGCGCGATGAAGAACCTGCCGGCACACATGCAGAGTTCGAGCATCGTCCGCTCGGCCAACCGCTACAACCGCACCTACGGCAACATGATCAATCGCTTCAACCATCCGACCTGCTGAGTCGGCGCTGGCGGCACCCGCGTCGTAACGCGGGTGCCGGTGGGCGCGAACGAACGCCCCGGTCTTCGATCAGGCGTCCAGCTTGCGGGCCGCTTCCACTCCGGAAGTGGTCAGCTTGATCGGCAGGTTCAGGGCATGTTCGCCCTCCGGGTTGAGGGTGACATGGCCCTCCTTGATCAAGCCGCGTTCCTGCAACATTGCCAGGGTACTGGCCACGACTCTTTCGCCGCGATAGTTATCCAGCACCTCCTTGCCCAGGCCCAGGGTCAGGCCGAAAAACAGCAGGGCATCGCCGAAGCCCGGCGCCAGGGCAAAGCCCAGGCTGGCGACCACCAGCAGGCAGCCGAACAGGGCAATCGAGCGCGCGGCGCCCAGCAGGTCCGACAGGTGCCCGGAGAAGATCACGGCGACCAAGGTGCTGAGCATGGCGACCGAAATCACGCTGCTGGCATCGTGCTCATTGCCACCGCGCGAGCCGATCAGCAGCGAGAGCAGGAAGGTCGAGCCATAGGACAGCGACAGCAGGTAGCTGGCGACGCAGAACAGCCCGAACAGCCTGGCTGGAACCATGGGGGGTGGGGTAGCGCTGGACATGCGCAGGCCTCGTTCTTGTTGGATTCATGAGGCGCCGTTCTACCATGGGCGGTTGTCGCGTTAGTTGTGATCTTGCAGGCTTCAGGATTAGCCCGCAGCGGAGTAAGTCAGCCACCGATCTCGTCGATGAATTCGTCCATGAAGCGCTTCAGGCGGGCATGGCGCACCTGCGCCAGGCGCGCGCCGGTCACGGTCTGGAAACCCTCGGCCAGGTGCAGCAGCTTGGTGTGGAAGTGGTCGAGGGTGAAGTTCAGGTCGTCGTAGCCGCGGTGTTCGGCGTGCGGGTCATGAGGATCGTAGAAGGCTCGGTTCAACCGGCCGCCAACATAGAAGGTGCGGGCCACGCCGAGAGCGCCCAGGGCGTCGAGACGGTCGGCGTCCTGCAGGATCTTCGCCTCCAGGGTGCGCGCCTCGATGGCGGCGGAAAAACTGTGGGCTTCGATGGCGTGGGCCACCGCGGCGATCTTCGCTTCGGGCCAGCCCAGTCGGTGCAGCAGGGCCGAGGCCTTTTCCGCCGACAGGCGCGAGGCCTGGGCGCGCAGCGGTGAGCTCTTTTCCACTGCGACGCAATCGTGCAGCAGGGTGGCGGCCAGCAGCACTTGCAGATCGCCGCCGTCTTCCCGGGCGATGCGCCGCGCATTGGCCCACACCCGCTGCAGGTGCGACAGGTCGTGGGCGCCGTCTTCGACGGGCTCCAGCGCGTGGGGCAGCAGGGTGTTGGCGAGATCGGGCAGGGGAGCAAAAGCGTCGGAAGTCATTTCAGCCAGGCAGTAAAAATACAGGCGCACACTGTAGCCGCTGCCGCAGGCTGCGATAAGGCCCGCGGGACCTTCGGGCGTCGATAAAAGTGCCGTGCGCTTCGCGACCGATCGCAGCCAGCGGCAGCGGCTACAGGTATCGGGCAATTCCGACATGGACAATCACCCGTCACGACCTCCAGGCATATCCCTGTGAAATACCCGTGCATGTCCTTCCCCTGTCGATCTAATATGGCCGCCTACCTTCCAACCGAGACCCGCCGATGTCCGTCGAAATCCGTCCAGCCGTGCCCAGCGATGCACCGCAAATCCTTGCCTTCATCAGGGAGTTGGCCGATTACGAACGTGCTCGCCATGAGGTCATCGCCAGCGTCGCCGACATCGAGCGCAGCCTGTTCAGCGAGGGCGCCACGGCCCACGGCCTGATCTGCCTGCGCGATGGCGTGCCGATCGGCTTCGCGGTGTTTTTCTTCAGCTATTCCACCTGGCTGGGCAGCAATTGCCTGTACCTGGAAGACCTCTACATCACCCCCGCACAACGCGGCGGCGGCGCTGGCAAACAGCTGCTGCGGCACCTGGCGCGGATCGCCTGCGACAACGGTTGCGGGCGCTTCGAATGGAGCGTGTTGGAGTGGAACGAACCGGCGATCCAGTTCTACAAATCCCTGGGCGCCCAGCCCCAGGAAGAGTGGGTGAGGTACCGCATGGATGGCGATGTGTTGCGCGCGTTCGCCCAGGGCTGATTTACCCGGCGTTTCTTTCGTGCAGGAGCTCGCTCGCACTAGCAATCCTGATAGCCAACTCCATTCTCAAGGCAGCCCTCGAGCTCAGGGCTGCCGTCGTTCGACCAGGGCTCAGGCCTGCAGGCGCCAGCCCGTCATATGGGCGAGCGCGGACTATAAGGCAGCGTCTCTGGAGCGGACGAGGTTCTTTGCAAAGCTTGTAGAAGCAGCGGGTCGACGCTCGATTGCCCGCGATGATGCCCGCTCTGGCGCTGCATTTTTTTGGACGGGGTACATATCCATTCCTGCGGTAACGGCGGCTTAGGGTTCCGCCCTTACGGCGGGTCACTTTTTTTCAAACGCCAAAAAAAGTAACCAAAAAACGCTTGCCCCTGCGTACGGCCTTCGCTGCGCTCAGGTTCCCTCGCTCCGGCGTCCCTCAGGGGGCATCGACTCCGGTCGGCTTCGCTTCGACCTCCATACGATGTCCTCGACTGCGTCGAGGGGCGCTGCGCGCCATCCCCCTGATGAACGCCTCCACTCGGCCTCCCGATGGGGCGGGTAGATCAAGATCAAAAGCCAAAGCCATGCGCGACCTACCGGTCGGCGCTAAATCTTGTAGCCGCTGCCGAGCCTGCGAGGTTGCGTCCAGCCTGGGCGGCATTGCGTCGCAGCGGGTGCAGGGTCTTGAGATCGCTGGAGGATCTTCGGTCCTATCGCAGCCTTCGGCAGCGGCCACAGTGTCTTATCCCATAATATGGGAATGATATTTATATATTGAGATTTTATTCGAGTCGGGTTTATAGTCGCCGCCATCAGCTCTTACGCACTCACTGCCAAAAACAACTCACAGGTGAAGCGATGCAGGCGCAATTGATCGCGCTCGATTGGGGAACCACGTCCCTTCGTGCTTACAAACTCGCAGCAGGCGGCCAGGTGCTGGAACAGCGCGCGTTGACCTCGGGGGTCATGCAGTTGCCGAAGGTGGCGCGGATGATTGCCGGCCAGCGCTGCGACGATGGTTTTGAACTGGCCTTCGATGAGGCCTGCGGCGACTGGCTCGACGCGCAGCCGGGACTGCCGGTGATTGCCTGCGGCATGGTCGGCAGCGCCCAGGGCTGGCGCGAGGCCAGTTACTGCGAGACCCCGGCGGATGTCGCCCAGCTCGGGCAGGCCCTGGTGACCTTGCGCAGTCGGCGCGGGGTGGACGTGCATATCGTGCCGGGGGTGATCCAGCGTTCGCGCTTGCCGAACGTGATGCGGGGCGAAGAAACCCAGGTGCTGGGGGTGCTGCCGCAGCTGCCGGACGGGGCAGGGAGCGACGTGCTGATCGGCCTGCCCGGCAGTCATTCCAAATGGGTGCAGGTGGCCGATGGCTGCATCGTCCATTTCGACACCTTCATGACCGGCGAGCTGTTCGCCGTGCTCAGTCAACACAGCATTCTCGGCCGCACCCAGGAGCGTGGCGCGGCATTCGACGCCGAGGCCTTCGACCGCGGCGTGCAGGTGGCCTTGTCCGCCGAGGGCGAGATCGGCCCGCTGTCGACCCTGTTCAGCGCCCGCAGCCTGGGATTGACCGGTGAACTCAGCGGCCGCGCCCAGCCGGATTATCTGTCGGGCCTGCTGATCGGCCACGAACTTTGCGCACTGGCTGCCGTGCAGCGGCGCCGCCACAGCGACCCATTGCCGTCGATCGTGCTGATCGGCAATTCCCAGCTTTGCGCCCGTTACAGCCGGGCCTTGTCCGCCTGCGGTTTTCCCCGGGCAATCCTGGCCGAACAGGCCACCGAACGCGGTTTATGGCACCTGGCCGAAGCGGCCGGGCTGCTGACGCGCGTCCCTTGCGTTCACCCTTGAAAAGAGGTCCGACATGCTCAAGCAAGCACTGGCACATAACGGCCTGATTGCCATTCTCCGGGGGCTGCGTCCGCCAGAAGCGGTGGCCATCGGCGAGGCGCTGTATCAGGCGGGGTTTCGGGTTATCGAGGTGCCGCTCAATTCGCCGCAACCCTTTGACAGCATCCGCATCATGCGCGACGCCTTGCCCGCCGATTGCCTGATCGGCGCCGGCACGGTGCTGACCCCGGAGCAGGTCGGGCAGGTCAAGGCCGCGGGTGGCCAGGTGATCGTCATGCCCCACAGCGATCCCAAGGTGCTGCGCGCGGCCAGGGCCGCCGGCCTCTATCTGTCGCCCGGCGTGGCCACGCCGACCGAGGCCTTTGCCGCGCTGGCCGAAGGCGCCGACGTGCTCAAGCTGTTTCCCGCCGAGCAGATGGGCCCGGCGGTGGTCAAGGCCTGGCTCGCGGTATTGCCGGTCGGCACCGTGTTGCTACCGGTAGGCGGGATCACCCCGGACAACATGCAGGTGTTCGTCGACGCCGGGGTCAAGGGCTTCGGCCTGGGCTCCGGGTTGTTCAAGCCAGGGATGAGCGCCGCCGAGGTGGCGACCCGCGCCAAGGCCTATGTCGCCGCCTGGAATGCGCTGCGTTAAGACTTTTTGGCGCCCTCGGCGCTGCATCCGACAAGAGAGACAAGAAGATGAAAATCACCAAGTTGACCACCTTTATCGTTCCGCCGCGCTGGTGCTTTCTCAAGGTCGAGACCGACGAGGGCGTCACCGGCTGGGGCGAGCCCGTGGTCGAAGGGCGGGCGCACACGGTGGCCGCCGCCGTGGACGAACTGGCCGATTACCTGATCGGCAAGGACCCGCGCAATATCGAGGACAACTGGACCGTGCTCTACCGCGGCGGCTTCTACCGCGGCGGCGCCATCCACATGAGTGCCCTGGCCGGGATCGACCAGGCGCTGTGGGACATCAAGGGCAAGGCCCTGGGGGTGTCGGTCAGCGACCTGCTGGGCGGCCAGGTGCGGGACAAGATCCGCGTCTATTCGTGGATCGGCGGCGACCGTCCGGCCGACACCGCGCGTGCCGCCAAAGAGGCGGTGGCGCGTGGTTTTACCGCGGTGAAGATGAACGGGACCGAAGAGCTGCAGTTCCTCGACACCTTCGACAAGGTCGACCTGGCCCTGGCCAACGTGGCCGCGGTGCGTGACGCAGTCGGCCCCAACGTCGGGATCGGCGTCGATTTCCATGGCCGGGTGCACAAGCCCATGGCCAAGGTGCTGATGAAGGAACTCGATCCCTACAAGCTGATGTTTATCGAAGAACCGGTGCTCAGCGAAAACTACGAGGCCCTCAAGGAACTGGCGCCGCTGACCAATACCCCGATCGCCCTGGGCGAGCGGCTGTTCTCGCGCTGGGATTTCAAACGGGTGCTCAGCGAAGGTTACGTCGACATCATCCAGCCGGATGCTTCCCATGCCGGCGGCATCACCGAAACCCGCAAGATCGCCAACATGGCCGAAGCCTACGACGTGGCCCTGGCCCTGCATTGCCCGCTGGGGCCGATTGCCCTGGCCGCCTGCCTGCAACTGGACGCGGCTTGCTACAACGCCTTCATCCAGGAGCAGAGCCTGGGCATCCATTACAACGAAAGCAACGACCTGCTGGATTACGTCAAGGACCCGCGCGTCTTCGACTACCAGCAAGGCATGGTGAAGATTCCCAACGGCCCGGGCCTGGGCATCGAGATCAACGAGGAATACGTCATCGAGCGCGCGGCCATCGGCCACCGCTGGCGCAACCCGATCTGGCGCCACGCCGACGGCAGCTTCGCCGAATGGTGAGTTGATTCATTGCTGATAGGGGCGAGCTTGCTCGCGATGCCGGCGCGGTGCAGCAACCGACGCTATTGCGAGCGAGCCCGTTCCTCCAGGTACATAGCTGCATAGCCCTCAATAACCATAAGAAGAGGCATCCCCATGCAACCGCAAACCTTCACCGGGCAGGCGTCGCTGGTCGCGCCGAGCCGCAAGCGTTTTTTCATCATGGTGCTGTTGTTCATCACGGTGGTGATCAACTACCTGGACCGCAGCAACCTGTCGATCGCCGCGCCGGCCTTGACCCGCGACCTGGGCATCGACCCGATCCACGTCGGGCTGATTTTCTCGGCCTTCGGCTGGACCTACGCCGCCATGCAGATCCCCGGTGGCTGGCTGGTGGACCGCGTACCGCCACGCATTCTTTACACGGCGGCACTGCTGCTGTGGTCGCTGGCGACGGTGATGCTCGGCTTCGCCGCCAGCTTTATCGCCCTGTTCGTCCTGCGCATGGCGGTGGGCGCGCTGGAGGCGCCGGCCTATCCGATCAACAGCCGGGTGGTGACCACCTGGTTTCCCGAGCGCGAGCGTGCCACGGCCATCGGCTTTTACACTTCCGGGCAGTTTGTCGGGCTGGCTTTTCTCACCCCGGTGCTGGCCTGGCTGCAGCATGCCTTTGGCTGGCACATGGTGTTTGTCGTCACCGGTGCGGTGGGCATTCTGTGGGCGGCGATCTGGTACGCGGTGTATCGCGAACCACGGGATTTCAAGGGCGCCAACCCGGCGGAAATCGACCTGATCCGCCAGGGCGGCGGCCTGGTGGATATCCAGCGTGAGACGAACAGGAGCAAGGCGCGTTTCAGCTGGACCGACCTGGGGATTGTCCTGAGCAAGCGCAAGCTGTGGGGCATCTATCTGGGGCAGTTCTGCCTCAATTCGACCCTGTGGTTTTTCCTCACCTGGTTCCCCACTTACCTGGTGAAGTACCGCGGCATGGATTTCATCAAGTCCGGCCTGCTGGCGTCGCTGCCGTTCCTCGCGGCCTTTGTCGGCGTGCTGTGTTCCGGGTTCTTCTCCGACTGGCTGATCCGGCGTGGCGCCTCGGTGGGCTTTGCCCGCAAGCTGCCGATCATTGGCGGGCTGCTGATTTCCACCTCGATCATCGGCGCCAATTTCGTCGAGTCGACGCCGCTGGTGATTGCCTTCCTGGCGTTGGCGTTCTTCGGCAACGGCCTGGCCTCGATCACCTGGTCGCTGGTCTCGACCCTGGCGCCGGCGCGGTTGCTGGGGCTGACTGGCGGGGTGTTCAACTTCATCGGCAACCTGTCGGCGATCGCCACGCCGATCGTCATCGGCTTCCTGGCCAGCGGCGACTCCTTTGCCCCGGCCATTACCTACATTGCCGTGCTGGCGCTGGCGGGGGCCCTGTCCTACGTGCTGCTGGTGGGCAAGGTCGAGCGTATCGAGTTGTAGTGGCGGGGGACGGGCGATCATAATGCCGCCCGTTCTCACCCTCGGAAGGCTGGATATGCAGGACGACGCAGCAAAGACCGCCAAGGATGCCGCCCCCACCGGTACCCAGACATTGCTCCGTGGCCTGGCGGTGGTGCAGGCCGTGGCCAGCGGTGCCCGCGACCTCAAGGAAATCGCCCGGCTGATCGGCACCACCCGCAGCACCACCCATCGCCTGGCCAGTTGCCTGGTGGACGAGCGTTATTTGAGGGTAGTGCCGCAGGTCGGCTACCTGCTGGGGCCGAAGCTGATCGAGCTGGGTTTCCAGGCCCGCGAGGCCTTGCCGTTGGTGACCCTGGCCAGGCCATTCCTCGATGAGCTGTCGGCGTTGACCGGCGACACCATTCACCTGGCAATCCGCGAAGACGACGATGTGCTGTACCTGCACAAGAACCCGGGGCGCAACGGCCCGGAAATGCGTTCGCGGGTCGGCCATCGCATGCCGCTGGCGCGCACCGGGATAGGCAAGGCGCTGCTGCTCGATAGCACGCCCCAGGAGTGGCAGCGTTTGTATGAAGCGAGCCTGCCGGCGGGGGGCAGGAATGCGCTCTGGCCGCAGCACGAAGAGCCGACCTGGGAGCAGTTCCAGCAGCGTATGCAGGACTATGTGGCGGGAGGTTATGCCTTCGACCTGGAGGACAACGAACCGTCGATCCGTTGCGTGGCGGCGCCGGTCCGCGATGCCAGCGGCCAGATCGTCGCCGGTATCAGCATCGCCAGCACCGTGCCGTACATGCCGCTGGAAAAGATGGCCGAACTGATCCCGGTGATCAAACAGGCCGCCGCTGGCATCTCCGCCGAACTCGGCGGCTGACTTATTCCTCTGTAGGAGCGAGGCTTGCCCGCGACGCCGTGTACCTGATGTACCGCGGCGTCCGTATCGCCGGCAAGCCGGATTCCTACAATATTGTGCTTATTGTTTGAGGGTCGCCATGTCGATGACGAAGCGGTATTTCACATTGCCGGCGATCATCCGCGCGTAAGCCTCGTTGATCTGGCGGATGTCGAGCATTTCGATGTCGCAGGTGATGTTGTGCTCGGCGCAGAAATCCAGCACTTCCTGGGTTTCGGCGATGCCGCCGATCAGCGAGCCGGCCAGCACGCGACGGCCCAGTACCAGCTTGGCCGCGTGCACGGGCGGATCCACCGGCTCGATCAGGCCGACCAGGATGTGTACGCCGTCAAAACGCAGGGTATCCAGGTAGGGGTTGAGGTCGTGCTGCACCGGGATGGTGTCCAGCAGGAAGTCGAAGCGGCCGGCCGCGGCCTTCATCTGCTCGGCATCAGTGGAGACGATCACATGATCGGCGCCCTGGCGACGGGCTTCCTCGGCCTTGCTCGCCGAACGGGTGAACAGGGTCACTTGCGCGCCCAGGGCCTTGGCGAACTTGATGCCCATGTGGCCCAGGCCACCCATGCCGAGAATGCCCACCTTGTCGCCGGCCTTCACCCCGTAATGCTTGAGCGGCGAGTAGGTGGTGATGCCCGCGCAGAGGATCGGCGCGGCGCTGGCCAGGTCGAGTTTCTCGGGAATGCGCACGACAAAGTGCTCGTTGACCACGATGCTGTCGGAGTACCCGCCCATGGTGTTGCTGCCGTCGACCCGGTCCGGGGTGGCGTAGGTCATGGTCGGGCCTTCCAGGCAGTATTGCTCCAGGTTGGCGGCGCAGGCTTCGCAATGCTGGCAGGAGTCGACCATGCAGCCGACGCCGACCAGGTCGCCGATCTTGTGCCTGGTCACTTGGGCGCCGACCGCGGTGACCTTGCCGACGATTTCGTGGCCCGGCATCAGCGGGTACACGGCGATGCCCCATTCATTGCGGGCCTGGTGGATATCGGAGTGGCAGACGCCGCAGTAGAGAATCTCGATGGCCACGTCGTCGGGACGCGGGCTGCGGCGCTGAAAGCTCATGGGGGCGAGGGGCGTGGTGGCGGACTGGGCGGCGTAACCGATGGCTGTGTACATGATGAACCTCGCAAAAGCACTGACAGGTGAGGCGGGCCATTCTCGGCGCCGCTGCCTGGCGCGAACATGGCGATTCCTCGGCATGTCATGCCTATTCCTCCGCCATCGGCCATTTGCGCGCGGCATTGGCGTGCAGACCTGCGATGATGTTTTCATCCCTTTTTCCGTGAAGTTTTCCCCATGTTGTTGACCCGCCATCTCGATGCCAATGCCACCCTGGTGTCCCTGATCCAGCCTCTTGCGACCCGCGACGGTTTCGTTCCCACGGGGCTGCCCGGGGTCCAGGTGTTGCGAGCCAGTTGCGACGTGGCCCGCGGCCCGCATATCTACGAGCCGAGCCTGATGATCATCGCCCAGGGCAGCAAGCTGGCG from Pseudomonas chlororaphis subsp. chlororaphis encodes:
- a CDS encoding NAD(P)-dependent alcohol dehydrogenase; translated protein: MYTAIGYAAQSATTPLAPMSFQRRSPRPDDVAIEILYCGVCHSDIHQARNEWGIAVYPLMPGHEIVGKVTAVGAQVTRHKIGDLVGVGCMVDSCQHCEACAANLEQYCLEGPTMTYATPDRVDGSNTMGGYSDSIVVNEHFVVRIPEKLDLASAAPILCAGITTYSPLKHYGVKAGDKVGILGMGGLGHMGIKFAKALGAQVTLFTRSASKAEEARRQGADHVIVSTDAEQMKAAAGRFDFLLDTIPVQHDLNPYLDTLRFDGVHILVGLIEPVDPPVHAAKLVLGRRVLAGSLIGGIAETQEVLDFCAEHNITCDIEMLDIRQINEAYARMIAGNVKYRFVIDMATLKQ
- a CDS encoding IclR family transcriptional regulator; this encodes MQDDAAKTAKDAAPTGTQTLLRGLAVVQAVASGARDLKEIARLIGTTRSTTHRLASCLVDERYLRVVPQVGYLLGPKLIELGFQAREALPLVTLARPFLDELSALTGDTIHLAIREDDDVLYLHKNPGRNGPEMRSRVGHRMPLARTGIGKALLLDSTPQEWQRLYEASLPAGGRNALWPQHEEPTWEQFQQRMQDYVAGGYAFDLEDNEPSIRCVAAPVRDASGQIVAGISIASTVPYMPLEKMAELIPVIKQAAAGISAELGG